In one window of Henckelia pumila isolate YLH828 chromosome 1, ASM3356847v2, whole genome shotgun sequence DNA:
- the LOC140874656 gene encoding protein LURP-one-related 10-like: protein MMMGGSSYAAGSVPQQMAVISPQFCVNYPIDLTIVRKLMTLSEGNFGVTDVNGNVMFRVKGKLFSLRDRRVLYDLAGNPLITFHQKMLSAHRRWVVFRGESTDSKDLLFSVKKSSLLQMKTKLDVFLATNPKEELCDFRIEGSWFERSCVIYAGDSSNIIAQMHRKHSAQSILLGKDTFGVTVYPNVDYAFIVALVVILEEINEDRSGED, encoded by the exons ATGATGATGGGTGGATCGAGTTATGCGGCAGGGTCTGTGCCGCAGCAGATGGCGGTGATCAGCCCCCAGTTCTGCGTGAATTACCCAATCGATCTGACTATTGTGCGGAAGCTGATGACTCTGTCGGAGGGAAATTTCGGAGTCACCGATGTAAACGGTAACGTAATGTTCAGAGTCAAAGGCAAACTCTTCAGCCTCCGTGATCGCCGTGTTTTGTACGATCTCGCCGGAAACCCCCTCATCACTTTTCACCAAAAG ATGCTATCTGCACATAGGAGATGGGTGGTTTTCAGAGGAGAGAGCACGGATTCGAAGGATCTTCTTTTCAGCGTGAAGAAATCTTCGCTCTTACAGATGAAAACCAAGCTGGATGTGTTCTTGGCTACTAATCCCAAGGAGGAGTTGTGTGATTTCAGGATCGAAGGCAGCTGGTTCGAGAGATCTTGCGTCATATATGCGGGAGATTCTTCCAACATCATCGCACAGATGCACAGGAAACACAGTGCCCAAAGTATCCTGCTTGGGAAAGACACGTTCGGAGTGACAGTGTATCCCAACGTGGATTACGCCTTCATCGTTGCGCTTGTTGTTATTCTTGAGGAGATTAACGAGGACAGATCTGGTGAAGACTGA